In Desulfurococcaceae archaeon MEX13E-LK6-19, the genomic window GTCTCTATACTTCCTCGTTGGAACTATTATAGCGTGGTATTCGAGGAAAGTAGGGATCAAGACGGCTATAGACTACTATGTTGCTGGGTACAGGCTCGGCGGCTTCTTGGCTGCAATGACTTATGCTGCAACAACCTATAGTGCGTTCATGATGATAGGTCTTGTTGGCTTTGCTTATGCTACGGGCGTCGGTGCCTTCGGGTTCGAGATACTATACCTCATAGCCACGGTATTCCTGCTGACACTATTTTCTCATAGAGTATGGAGGCTTGCCAGGGAAAGAAAATGGGTCAGTCCTGCCGAGATGCTAGGAGACCTTTATGGCTCTAGGATCTTGGCAATGACTGTATCGATTATCTACCTCGTAGCCTTGATACCCTATGCTGTAGCTCAGCTAGTTGGTTTAGGGAATCTAATGGATGGCGTTGGACTAGGTTATGTTACAGGGGTAGTCTTCGGTGCGTTAATAGTCTTCTTGTGGACCTATCTAGCAGGTATATGGAGTGTTGCTTCAACAGATACATATCAAGGACTATGGATGATCGTTGCATCAATGGGCTTCCTTGGATGGCTACTATTATTCATGGTTTCGAATAACCTGACACTAGACAATGCCTTTGCAATGCTTGGTAGAGAAGGACTTCTTGGGCTCGAGGGAGGGTTCTGGAGTTTCAGTATATTCCTAGCATTTACTCTTCCATGGGTATTCTTCGCTGTAACGAATCCACAGGTTGTACAGCGTCTCTACATGCCTCGTGACGAGAAAGCTCTTAGAGCAATGATAATATACTTTAGTGTATTCGGCCTCCTATACACTGTTTTGGTGACAATGATAGGATTACTGGCAAGATCGCTATCCATAGCCGGTGTGATACCGGCAATTGATAATAGAGATCTCGTTACACCAACGCTATTACTATATACGAACCCATTGCTTGCAGCAATAGTATTCACAAGTATTGTAGCAGCAGCTGTCTCAACCCTCGATTCAATAATACTCACGCTTGCAAGTAGTGCATCAAGAGACATTTACAGATATAAGGAATACAAGAAAACTATGACCTACACAATTATAGTATTGCTTGTACTAGTAACAATGACTATAGCATTACTCAAGCCAGGATTCGTAGTAGAATTATCAGTGCTCTCAAGCCTAATGTTATTACCTCTAGCACCAGTCACTTTAATAGCATGGATTAATCCATGGCTCCCGAAAAGGCTAGGGCTAGACAGAGTAGCACTACCAGCGATCCTATCAGGATTCATTATAGGATTCATAGCCGCTATAGTGTATGGACCCAAGAAAGCATTCGTGACATCAATACTAGGGCTACCCATATCGGTATGGGTGCTTATTGTATCAACACTAATTCTCTTTACACCTATCATAAAATCAATATGGTATACACACGTAGCTGGAAAAGCATGAATTAGTAATGTGTAATTATAATATTTTTTCAACGTATTAGCTAAATATCTCCTAGTGTTTAAACACGTAGGTAAAATTATTAGTTTTGTTCGGCAGAACAAAATTAAGACTTATATATACTCCATTTATAAAGTACTACATAAGCTTGGTTGAGTGGGCTAACAGGTGTCCTGTCATGAAGTTGTATAGATATACATCATATGCACTTGTATTACTGCTCATAATACCATTGATCTTACCAGCTGTCTCAGTTACTGCAAGTACTGAAGGATACGACAATGTACTCAAGAAAATGGGTATTGAAGTACCAAAGGATAGGCTAGCAGGTGAAGTAAGAACATACACGTTGACTGTAGGTAAGATAGAGTTCCAGCCAGCTATCGATGGATACGTTAACGTTGTTGCCGAGACATCAAGCCCTAGTCATCTACAATACGTGGCTTCTCCCGGAAAACCTATGATACCCTACATTTCATATTACTTCGTAGTCGATGGGTATGTTGATAAGGCAGTTGTATCAGTTAAACCATTAAGTGTACGTGAGGTTAGAGTGAATAGCAAGATACTACCAGCACCACAGCCTCTTGCATTCTCACCTGATTTCCCCAACAAGATAGTTTATGAGCCTGATAAAGAGGTCTATGGTAAAGACAGTTTCTTCCCAGGAACACTAGCTACAGTAAAGGTATACCATGGTCTCCTAGGCAAGAGCATTATTGTTATACACGTATACCCCATACAGTACAATCCTGTTGAAGACAAACTAATCGTCATAGACAACCTTAAAGTGAGTATATACTATCCACAGCCCAAGCCAATGCAATTCCCACAAAAGAGCCTAGTGATCATAACAACACCTGATCTAGTAGACCTTGTCAACAATACTCTCGCCGAGTTCTATAAATCTAAAGGCTTTAACGTAACAATTGTCGACACGGACTATATATACGAGAACTATAGTCCAGTACGCAATATAACAGAATACTCAGGTTTCTACAATGTGACATATCATGATAATATTTACGAGTTATTGAAGAGAAGCTACAACCACACACTAGCAAGAAAGATCATAAGATTCCTAAACGAGACCTATGGTAATTTCACACACGTACTACTAATCGGTAACGCTGTTGACGTACCGCCAAGCTTCTACTTCCAGTATAGCAGTTACCTCTACTACTACCTAGACCCGTACAACGCATGGATACCAACAGACCTATTCTACGCTGACCTAGACCGTGACCTCATACCAGACTTGTTTGTAGGCAGAATACCATTTAGCAATATAACCTATGTTAACTACACTATACACAAGATCATGGCATGGTATAACACTTCCGCTGCTAGTAGCGACTTGCTATTCATGGCTGGAGGATATCCATTTGGTTACGCTGAAATGTTTGGTGAGACAGCATTATCAACAATGACATTATTCAACGATACACAAACATTCAATACAAACCTATTGACGAGAACAAGCTACAACTACAACTCAGAGTCAGTTAAAGCAATACTACAAGGAAACCTGAGTGCCTTATGGTTCTTCCTCATAGCACATGGCTCAGGAGACGCATTTGTAGATCAGCTAGCAACACCTTATGGCTTGTACTGGGAGATGCTAGCTAGTACAGGCGATCTATTAACCATGAGGCCTAACCCGTCAGTACCAATAGTCTCAAGTGTTGCCTGTATGAATGGTGCATGGGACACCAAGCTAGTACCACCTACCGGATGGTTCATGCCGCCAAGCATAGGCGAATCAATACTATTATCACCAGCAGGCGGAGTAGCATACCTAGGATCAGCTAGAATCGCCTGGGAGCTCCTTGGACCATTCATTTACTACTATGGTGTAGAATACAACTACTTCTACGGTACAACACTTATACACAGAGAGATCATATCAGCATATAACACCCATAGATTTATGGGCGACGAAGTAACACTAGGACAAGTCGTAGCAGAAGGTATCATAGGATATCTAGCTGGTACAGGATGGATTATGGACTTTGGTCCGGAGTATGCTGACATAATCATGTCAGTGGTAATGATGCTA contains:
- a CDS encoding sodium:solute symporter family protein, with amino-acid sequence MQILIAIVLSLYFLVGTIIAWYSRKVGIKTAIDYYVAGYRLGGFLAAMTYAATTYSAFMMIGLVGFAYATGVGAFGFEILYLIATVFLLTLFSHRVWRLARERKWVSPAEMLGDLYGSRILAMTVSIIYLVALIPYAVAQLVGLGNLMDGVGLGYVTGVVFGALIVFLWTYLAGIWSVASTDTYQGLWMIVASMGFLGWLLLFMVSNNLTLDNAFAMLGREGLLGLEGGFWSFSIFLAFTLPWVFFAVTNPQVVQRLYMPRDEKALRAMIIYFSVFGLLYTVLVTMIGLLARSLSIAGVIPAIDNRDLVTPTLLLYTNPLLAAIVFTSIVAAAVSTLDSIILTLASSASRDIYRYKEYKKTMTYTIIVLLVLVTMTIALLKPGFVVELSVLSSLMLLPLAPVTLIAWINPWLPKRLGLDRVALPAILSGFIIGFIAAIVYGPKKAFVTSILGLPISVWVLIVSTLILFTPIIKSIWYTHVAGKA